CGCCGCCCGAGAACCCCAACGACGGGGcctccgccgccgcgccctcgccCTCGGAGCCCACGCCGCCCGCCAAGCCTTCTTCCTCCgccaaggggaagaagaaggacgagaagaaggacgACGATCTGGTCAGCGCCCCACCCTccgtcctcccccccttcggtctCTCCCGGCCGGACGAGATCTGCTGTTCCGCCCCCGTCCTGATTTGTTTTTGCTTTTGTCGGCGCAGTCGGAGGAGGACCTGGCGCTCAAGGAGCAGCTCGAACTCTACGTCGTGCGGGCGCAGGACGTGGATCCCGGCGTGCAGAGGCTCGCCCTCGAGAGCATGAGGTACCACTGTCTCTTCCCTCGCTCGGACCTCCTAACAGATTCAGTTTTTCGTTCCCGAATTCTCTTCCGTGCCTAGGTCTCGCGGCGCGTGGGTTTAGGTTTCCGATCTCCGCGCGAATTCGATGAGTGGGCTGGCTCTAGTTCTGCCCTCTGTAGCTACATCTATCCGCCCAAGTATTATGGACTGCTGCCACTCTATTTTTTGTAAAAAAGATTAGCCTTTTGTCTGCCGTCGACCCATATTTCGACCTGTAGAGGCAGGAGTTTCGTTCCTTAGGCTTGGCATAACTTTAGATTTCTGCTCTCTGTCTGAATTCCTTGAATGCCTAGGCTTTACTTTTGAAACTTTTATTCCATCTATATTTGGTAAGGCCTTTGGAGTGCTGCCGCTGTAGTAGTTTCTGGGAAAAACGATGTTTTCCTGCTTTAACTCTGTTAGCTGCTACTGAGATATTCACCCCTATCAGGCAGGAGATTCGTTCAGCTACAAGCTCGATGACGTCTGTCCCCAAGCCTCTGAAGTTCCTCCGCCCACACTATGGAACCCTTAAAACCTACTACGAAAGTATGCCAGAATCTGAGCTAAAGGTATGCTTTACACACGCACCTTTGTTGTACGGTGATTTAAATATTCATTCTGGACATTGCTGATATATCTGTTCCACTGTTTTGCAGAAGTACATGGCTGACATACTGTCGGTGTTGGCCTTGACAATGTCTGCTGAAGGCGAAAGGGTATGTGCCTGCCACGTTCCTATTCTGCCACAATTCAGTTTAATAGTACCTTTCAGCGGCAATCGAGTTCATTCTGCTTAAAATTTGGCCTCTGCCTTTTCATTGTTTCAGGAGAGCCTGAGGTACCGTTTGTTGGGCTCTGAAGGTGACATAGGTTCCTGGGGTCATGAATATGTCAGGTAAGAACAAAACTGCAGTTTTTCTTTAATGAATTTATCTTGAAGTCCATTCAAACCAATACCCAGGAATAGAAATACTGAACATCAAGAGATTAATGTCTGAATTAGACAGACATTTGATCCTCAACATGGCCTAGGACTGTTACAATTTGTTAGTTGTAGCATGATGGGATAAAGGTTCTTTATGGTGGACATATATTGGTTATGATTGAGTATACATTCTGCTTGTTGCTGTATGTGTTCAGACTGCTAAGTTTTATCTTTTGTGATGGCTAACTTGTATAACTGTCTGACCAAGTTTCCAATACCTTGTTGAATTCAGTTTATTGCTCTTATGGACATTGTGGGTTCTGTAATTTGATGTATGCATTTACTTCCACAATTGTTCGATTCCACTGAAACCTTTTTCTCATGACAGGAATCTGGCTGGTGAAATCGCTCAAGAATTCCAAAAGCGCCAGGTTGGAACTCTCATTCTTGTATCATTACTACGTGAAACTCCCGCCTTGCTCTTTTTGGGCCTCTATTCTCCTATGTACCTCATTGCGATAACCCTTAATTTTTTACTTAGGAGGCTTAGCTTCCTACCATATCTTAGACACCGTTGATATAATTTGATAAATATTATTACCTTTTTTTTTATCAATGCTATGAGTGATTTACTTCCAACTATTTTGGTGACTACTGGTCATTCTCGTAGGCTTTAATCACATGTTTGTGTAACTACTGTAGTTAATTGGCAGTCTCGAGTATTCAACTTTGAGCACTATGTGTTGTGATATATTCATAAAGCTAAACAGAAGTAGACTATTCTATTCAAGGCAGATTGACGATATGATCTTTGACTATCTAACTGAAATATTTTAAAGGATAGTATTAGTCAAAGTTTTGATGTTAGTAGTGAAAGATTGGATTTTAGTAGTTAAATATTTGGAAGTTGTACTTTACTTGTGTCCGAAACATTATCTTTTCAACAATCGGAGGGAGTAACTGGGTCGCCTTATTGTAATATCAAGTCAGGATCACATTATTATATTACTCACTGCAAATTTGTTGTTTGTACTTATCTTTTTTAATATCGAATGGTTGCAACCATACTAAGAAGTTGATCTCTGTTTTTTTCACTATTTCTTGTGTGTATATATTTCAAACCTCAACTGTTAATTTTGTATTTCTGCAGGGTGATGACATGCCAATTGACGAGTTAATGGAACTAGTGCAGCAAATTGTCTCATTCCACATGAAGGTTTGTTCATTGAAAATTGTGGTTAAATGGTGGATATTATTTTGTAGTGATGTATTGACGCATTGTTTGTTTTCTTGTCATTTTTTGTATAATAGCACAATGCTGAGCCTGAAGCTGTAGATCTTCTGATGGAGGTATTTTGACTTGCACAATTTTAACCAGAGTACATTACCAGTAGCTATTCACTAATGGCTATACTGATGTATGGTATTTCTTTTCAGGTTGAAGACCTTGATTTGCTAGTTGAGCATGTTGACTCAACAAACTACAAAAGAACTTGTTTGTACCTTACTAGTTCGGCTAGGTATGTTTACAACTCTATAGATTAGGTCATACACTGTGCATCTCTCTCTAAATGTGTTCCCTAAGTTATTGCTTGtacatattttctagaaaaagtTCCTAGTTATAGATTTGGAATAATAATTTTGAATTTTAGTTGACTTGAATTAATGTTTTGCTCTATCTCAATTTCAAACTGCAGATTCCTCTCTTCTCCAGATGACACGCTAGCACTTGATATAGCATATACCATTTACATGAAGTTTGAAGATCTTGCAAGTGCATTGCGCATTGCTTTGCTTCTTGACAACAAGGTGAGCAGAAAATTATTGAAAGTGCTAGCGTATGATTTGTTTAGGTATTACCTTTAAACTGACATGCATCTCAATGATTTGTAGTCCATACAGTATGTGAAGCAGGTCTACACAGCAACTGATGATCTTGTACTCAAGAAGCAGTTCTCATACATCATTGCACGCCATGTGTGTATTTCTCTCCTTGCTTTCCCTCCCTTTCCCTCTTTCCACCTCCCTGCGAATTTTGATTCCTTCTGTACCCTTCACCTTGATTAATTGTTTATGTATTACATTTAAAGTAGCTTACCTTGCAAATTTTGACTGTGAACTCTCGTCTTCTGAAGGGTTTGGCCATGGAGATTGATGATGAGATAGCTGCAGATGAAAATGACAAGGAAATGTTGCAAGAAATAGTTAATAACACCAAGCTGAGCGAGGGGTACCTCACTCTTGCTCGTGATATCGAAGTTATGGAGGCAAAATCCCCAGAAGATATTTATAAGGTGACCTACATTTCACTAGTTTCATGGTTGTGGTAGGCTTTTTAGTCCATAATAAAAGTATGCTTATACTTTCTAATCTTTAGGTCCATTTGATTGACGGACGTGGTGCCAGCTCCAGTCTTGATTCTGCAAGACAGAATTTGGCTGCAACATTTGTTAATGCATTTGTTAATGCTGGATTTGGCCAGGTTAGTTTTTTGTGGACAACATGTTATTTGTGGTCCGTACAAGGCAAGGGTGAATATTAAGTTTGTTCCTTTGTGCAGGATAAGCTGATGACTGCTCCATCTGATTCTTCCAGTAGTGGGTCTTCTGGAAACTGGTTATTTAAGAACAAGGAACATGGAAAAGCTAGTGCAGCAGCTAGCCTGGTACAATCACATCATTAGTTATATGTCGAACAACAAGGTTTCTTTAAGCTATAACTAGTCAATACTAATTGAAATTATTGCTTGCAGGGAATGATTCTCCTGTGGGATACTGATTCTGGGCTTGCCCAGCTCGACAAGTACTTGCACAGTACTGATACTCATGTTGTTGCTGGAGCTTTGCTAGGTATTGGAGTTGTCACCTGCGGTGTGAAGAATGATTGTGACCCAGTATGTATTCCAATTTATTAGTtgcttcttctccccctctctgaTATTATGCAAGTTCTGTATTTAATAAGAATTTGTTTCCAGGCACTTGCTATCCTCATGGAGTATGTTAACAAGGATGACTCAAACATACGGATTGGTGCAATCTTGGGTCTTGGTATCGCATATGCTGGTTCTCAAAAGGATGAGGTGGAAATCGCTGCTTGTGTCTGCTGTTACCTTATCATCAGTAATATATTTTGTGCTAACATGGTTTCCTGTATTCCAGCTAAGAGTGCAACTATCGGCTATATTGGGAGACCCCCAAGCAACACTTGAGGTCTTGGTCTTCACTGCTGTTGCTTTGGGATTGGTGTTTGTTGGTTCATGCAATGAAGAGATTGCACAATCCATCATATTTTTCTTGATGGAGCGTAGTGAGGCCGAGCTGGCAGAGCCAATTATACGCCTTCTTCCTGTTGCGCTTGGCCTTCTATATCTTGGAAAGCAGGTAAATACTCCACATTTGCATTTTTATTCAGTTTGTCATGCACGAAAAAAATTGTCGTGTTGGGTACATCCATTTAGAATACAAATTTTTTAAGGATTCACCCACTCTTTTGTGAATAGCATCGCTTGTATCCAACTGGAAAGCTGATTGCAGTTGTTACGATTGTTTTCATACTATATGTCTTATGCACACATCTTCATCATAACACATTTATTTTCTCAAGGCAATTTAAATACATCCAGATAACTTACTATCGGTGAGCTATTTCAGGAAAGCGTCGAGGCTACTGCGGAGGTTTCCAAAACATTTGATGAGAAGATCAGGAAATATTGTGACGTAACACTGATGTCCCTTGCATATGCTGGAACAGGAAATGTGCTCAAGGTactaaaccttcaatacctttatTAACATGGTTGCTGATTTATAGCGGCTTCAAACAGTGTCTTAATGACTCCCAACGTTTTCCCAATTCTTAATGCAGGTTCAGAAACTTCTTGGTATTTGCTCACAACATCTTGAGAAAGGCGAAACACACCAAGGCCCAGCTGTCCTTGGAATTGCTCTTATTGCCATGTCTGAAGAATTAGGAGCTGAAATGGCTGTACGATCACTTGAACGTCTTTTACAGTATGGCGAGCAGAATATCAGAAGAGCAGTTCCTCTTGCTCTTGGTATCCTCTGTATTTCGAACCCCAAGGTAATAAGTTATGGAAATCTTTATGTTGAATTTGTGCCTGATCAATTACTGTGAAGAGTTGGAGAGGTCATTAGAATGCAATGTTTAGCTCAAGTAGTAAAAAACACCACTTCAAAGCAGAACATTTTGATCCTATGTCCTCCTATGATAGAGATTGCTGGTCCTTGCTTTTTTTATGTCAATATCGTATTCAGCGTATGACCAAATTATGTAATGTAATTTACTGTAACAAAAGTGCAACATACTATCAAAGCACTTTGCCAGTTGTTAATTTTGCCATGTACATACTGGGATATTCTCCATGTTATGAATTGAGCTTATTCAGCGGTTCATTTTCAGTGGTATGATGTTTGATTTGGACAATTCTAATATCTTTTATATATCAGGTAAATGTAATGGACACACTGAGCAGATTGAGTCATGATGCAGATGCTGATGTTTCAATGGTATGTACTTCTACTTAACCTAGCAGTTAATTTCTAAAATTCATTTCATCTTATAACTTGGTTACCTTGCTCTAGGCTGCGATAATCTCATTGGGTTTGATTGGTGCTGGTACAAACAATGCCAGAATAGCTGGTATGCTTCGTAATCTTTCGAGTTATTACTACAAAGAGGCTGCTCATCTATTCTGTGTAAGTACATATCCCGTGCTCCTTTAGCATCCTTTTCCCTATGGTGGTTTCCCGTTTGTATTGGAGTTGCAGACTTGCATATGCTGATCAGTTTTATATGTTCAGGTAAGAATTGCTCAAGGGCTTGTACACCTTGGGAAGGGTTTGCTGACACTTTCTCCATACCATTCCGACCGGTTTCTTCTTTCCCCGTAAGTAACTATCTTCACTCACTGATTTTTCCCTTCAATATTGTTGGATTCATCTGATAAAAATTTCCTTTGTATTCTTAGGATGGCACTTGGAGGGATTGTCACTGTTCTGCACGCCTGCCTTGATATGAAATCCACCATTCTAGGGAAATATCACTACATTCTTTACATTATTGTGTTGGCGATGCAGGTATGCATATACTCATCAGCTAACTTTTGTAACCAGACGAAACAGCTACTTGATGCTAAAGATAAACTCTTCTTTCCTTAATACAGCCAAGGATGCTTTTAACGGTGGATGAGGATCTGAAGCCTCTTCCTGTTCCAGTGCGGGTTGGGCAAGCAGTTGATGTGGTTGGACAGGCAGGAAGACCTAAGACAATCACCGGCTTTCAGACGCATACCACTCCTGTCTTGCTTGCAGCGGGGGAGCGAGCAGAATTGGCGACTGACAAGTAAGTTCAACTAGGACTGCGCATATTCTTCATCATCTGAATATGTTCCCCTCCATGGCAGCTAACCACTGTTGCCTTGTGACGTGCAGGTACATTCCCCTGACCTCCACGTTGGAGGGCTTTGTAATTCTGAAGAAGAACCCGGAATACCACGAGGAGTGAGGGAAACCCCCTAGGCTTTGATCTGATGCAAGTTTTTGGAGTTCCCCAGCATGGCATGCTCGGAGGTAAAGGTTGTCGTCACGGAGGATCCTTCACTATGCTCTTACACCTCGGCATTTGCTGGTGGTTCATCCAAAAACATTTTTATTCCGTCCACCAGAGCTGTAACTAACTGCAATCTTGTTTGGTTGCCCGAATGGACCGGCATGCCACTTGTACCCACTCTGGTGGACATGTAGGAGTTGAACTGGTGGTGTCTTTTGACCTTAAGCTTATTTGTATATGTATCAAGTGTGTACTGAAAGTTACATCTTTAGAACTGATACGGCGTTGTCATTCACTAGCACAGTATGTTTAGCCTTTTTTGTGGACCTGCGCTCGTTAATTTTTTGTGGAGTTTACGTCAGCAGTTGTGCCACATTAAAGTTGTGTCTGTCATTTTGTTTTAGTTGctgttattctgttttacaacCTGAGGACGATACCGATCAAATATTCATTTAAGCCACAGGCACGCAAATGCTCCCTTTGTCAACTAATATAAGAATATTTAGATAATTAAAATAGTTGATAAATAAAGGCACGTTCAGTGTTGTGCATTACAATGAACTTAGGGCGCAACCTTAAAGCTGAAGCTCTTGTTTGCTAGACAAGGACATTGAAGTCAGGGACGCTTTGAAGGTTCCCCCCCTAAGATCAAGTTAGCTACACACAATATATTCCCTGGATGCAACAAGGGGCACTATGCATGTGTTACATATTACTAGCAAAATGACCTGTGCGTTGCcacgaaagaaaaaagataatctccaatgaagatgattacattatgttcacatatcatcgcttgattttaaaattttatacacaaatgcaagaaaatgttttttttaaatttattcacaaattgaagcaatctttacattttcaaaaaatatatatcatggttgtcaaaaatcttgttaACTCAAAGATTTTGTTGTGAATTTCAataatttttttagaaaacatacaataataattcgatccatccaacagttaattcttcaaaatttacacacgtatattgtcacaaagacttagaagcattaatgtttaactacatacattagatctttcttgaacaattttacaaatatgggaacaattttaaaatcaagaacattttttacaatttacaaacatgtactaaaaatcgtgaatattttttatatttcgaacgggtttaaatattttcttttgaattggtgaccaattcaagaaaagacgaacataattttttatgttgcaggattttttttaaattcacaaacattttgtgaaacgcatgaagtttttctgaataaataaacatttttataaatcagtaatatatttattaaattcatggacattgttttggaatttgcaaaataaatataaaaatccggcgctttttttgaatccacaaacattttatgttttcgtcagcattttaattcaaattcctattttttaatatgcaaaagtttttgtaattctaaattatttaaattagaaataagcaaaaatggaacggaaaatttaaataaaaaaaagaaactatcaaaactggcattagctatttttaaaattttaggacattttttaaatgcattaacatattttgaattagaaagcattttgttaaatgcctttaataagttttaatacatggaattgtatttgaaatcatggactttccttattgtacaaacatttttctaaaagtgcaaatattttattgtatattcgagcattttttacaaaactccgagcagtttttgaagtcacaaacattttatttttttaaatatgttgatttataattttcagtttattaaaattttaaagattatttgaagttctaatttatttaaaataaaaaattaaaacaggactgaaaataaataaataaacggaactaaaagcaggcgtctgtgcatgggccggcccatacagtgtgctggatattctcccagcatgcagagcgtaatataggaggtttttacatgggccggcccagttcaatattttttgctttgtgaaacgttttctattacttaccggtggcatggtgggtaatttatgtaaATTTTAGGGGTAATTTTGATGACAGACAATCAGAaatcgtatttgctttattattagagagAGATGTAATGGACGCATGCCTATATGATCATGAATGGACGCCAAAGAAAAAAGTAGTTGATGTATAAATAAAAGTGGGTTCATGCCACAAATTACACTCTTCAAGATGAAACTTCTAGGCAGCCTCGCGCTGTCCACGTAGGATAGGAACAGTGCCTGTTTGCGCAATACGGGGATAGGAACAGTGTGTGTTTGCGCATCCGTATTGACAGACCGAGAGAATGGAGAGGCTCGTAGCCTCGTACGTGTATTGGCTAGAAAATCTTTTCAGGTCCTCCCGAGAAACGCAAACCAAcccgtggttggatggttaggaggacTGTGGTATCCCCTGCCCACCAGAGTTCAAGTCACAGACTTGACGTTGGTGCTTGCATTTTCCTTTACTTATTCCAGGTATTCCGGCAAAGTGCTTTCAGTGGAAGGAGACGTTCCCGTCGACAACGAAGGCTTCAGTGgcgacttcgtcaatctcaagatgatgtgccGGCTTAGTCTCTCGAAGGTGCTCATAGGGATAGGGCGTGCGTGTGTGCGTTCATAGGGGTGAGTGTACGCTCGTGTATGTGAGCGACTTCGATTGTACTCTGCTTAAAAAGGTCCTCCCGAGAAACTGTTCCTCCTTTCTTCCTTCCTCCACGCAACCTCCTCTCCTTTCCCCTCCCCAAAAACGCCATCGCAGCCAGGTACTCGGCTCACCCTGCTCCGCCCGCGATCTCTGCTATGCGCTGCATGTGACGACCGCCGTGTCCGTTCTGCTCTACACGTGACGGCCGCCATGTCCGCTCCCGTGACGTGTCGATTAGGGCCGATCTGGCGATGCGGCGGCCGTGCACGATCTGGAGAACCGACAGGTGGTGGTGCGCGACCTGCGTGGCTCTGGTGCAGTGAGAGCGGCCTCCTCGACCTCGCTGTCGTCGGTGAGATCGAGTATATATTTAATCCTTGGAAGGTTACATTTCAATTCCCTTTCTTTCATGAGCACATATTTAATCTTTGAAACTCTGTATAAAAGGGTTTGCTGACGCATCTTTGAAAGTTGTTCTTGCCATGTCAGGCTTGCCTATTTATGTTTTTCAGTGTATTACCCACTATAACACTTACTAGCATATAGTCCTCCAGAATCCTTTTCATCTTTTGACATAATAAGCATATGATGCTGCCGCAAACGATAAGGGAGTATTAGTTGGATGATCCTGCCAATGTCTGCgtgtttggatgacattgttcACGTTGCACCACAGGATGGTGTGATAGCCAAGGCACTGCGGTTCTTGTCAGATCAAAGTTGCACATGAGGGATGAGGGtgcaatcaagagagaaagagcaATAGTGTATGCTCTTTCTCAGCAGGTACATCCTGCTTGGATAGTCTGGGCATATAAATAGGTTCTTGATTCTGTTTGACATGATATCATGTTTGTTTTTGTAGTGGGGCTCAGACCACAATTAATGGAAGACCTAGCTCTCCTGTTGTTTCTCTTAAGAATCAGGGGACTAACAGGAACAATCAGTGGAGCTATTTGGATGGGTGGATGGCAACAAAACCTTGCGAGAGTCGCCTTATGGACAATCACATAGCGAACAGACGAATTCACGTTGTTTAGAGAGTATTGGCGAAATGGACGAAGTCAGCTCAAAACTTTCTGAAGCGACCTCGGTCAAGATCAGAAGAAACAATGTCCACCCTTCTCATCCGCCACACCCTATGCTAGCAGGTGGACGACGGAGGATGAGCTAAACCCAGACGAGGTCGCTGGGGCCGTCGAGGCCGCCATTCTCACGGGAGGCCATGGGTTGTCCCCGTCACCCGCATAATCCTCCTGTGATGTTGTTTTTATCTGGTGTGAGGTTAGTCTCAGTTTCTATTTCTGCTGATTTAGTAAATATTTCACATTGTTGGATACTCGCAGAAAGTTAGGGAATATATGTCATCCAAAGATTTTAGGGATCTACGCTCGAAAGCTTATTTTAGAATCAAGTGAAGGTGGCATGCTTTGGTGGTGTATTTGTGGTTATGCCAGTGTTTAGACTCGAAAATTCCAACATGCGTAGGCATCTTTGTGGGTCTGTATGGGTCACTTTTGGGGTGAAGAAGATAGGTAGGGTATACTTCATCTGCAAAACAGTGATTATGGACTTGTTTCTGTATACAGGTTTGCGATATTATAGATGGATTATTCATAGAATTGTAGAGACTATTTACTGAAAATTGCAAGAAAGAACTTGAGACATTTACTTCCATAGTTTTGCTAAACTAAATTTCTGTAAAATACATAAACCAGATTGATTAAGAATATGGGCATGCAATAATAATCAAAACGAACCATTTTGCCATGCAATAATAATCATATCGGTAAATGTTATGTTCTTTTATTGTTACTCTCACTTTTCATGTGCATGCTACGTATGTTGCCTTTCAGGTCCAACGCATCACTAGGCAATTATATGTTGTTCTGGgttagatcaacttggatgagtcGCCGCTCATCGGTGTGTGAAAGGGGAAGTGCAGAAGTAGTGGGGAGTGCAGCTGACTAAAATCCATGTAGCATTTGCGTTGGGTACATCAAAATGAAGATCGGAAGAATTCCGATGAAAGACGTTATGCTGATTC
This genomic stretch from Hordeum vulgare subsp. vulgare chromosome 6H, MorexV3_pseudomolecules_assembly, whole genome shotgun sequence harbors:
- the LOC123403294 gene encoding 26S proteasome non-ATPase regulatory subunit 2 homolog A-like, translated to MSPPENPNDGASAAAPSPSEPTPPAKPSSSAKGKKKDEKKDDDLSEEDLALKEQLELYVVRAQDVDPGVQRLALESMRQEIRSATSSMTSVPKPLKFLRPHYGTLKTYYESMPESELKKYMADILSVLALTMSAEGERESLRYRLLGSEGDIGSWGHEYVRNLAGEIAQEFQKRQGDDMPIDELMELVQQIVSFHMKHNAEPEAVDLLMEVEDLDLLVEHVDSTNYKRTCLYLTSSARFLSSPDDTLALDIAYTIYMKFEDLASALRIALLLDNKSIQYVKQVYTATDDLVLKKQFSYIIARHGLAMEIDDEIAADENDKEMLQEIVNNTKLSEGYLTLARDIEVMEAKSPEDIYKVHLIDGRGASSSLDSARQNLAATFVNAFVNAGFGQDKLMTAPSDSSSSGSSGNWLFKNKEHGKASAAASLGMILLWDTDSGLAQLDKYLHSTDTHVVAGALLGIGVVTCGVKNDCDPALAILMEYVNKDDSNIRIGAILGLGIAYAGSQKDELRVQLSAILGDPQATLEVLVFTAVALGLVFVGSCNEEIAQSIIFFLMERSEAELAEPIIRLLPVALGLLYLGKQESVEATAEVSKTFDEKIRKYCDVTLMSLAYAGTGNVLKVQKLLGICSQHLEKGETHQGPAVLGIALIAMSEELGAEMAVRSLERLLQYGEQNIRRAVPLALGILCISNPKVNVMDTLSRLSHDADADVSMAAIISLGLIGAGTNNARIAGMLRNLSSYYYKEAAHLFCVRIAQGLVHLGKGLLTLSPYHSDRFLLSPMALGGIVTVLHACLDMKSTILGKYHYILYIIVLAMQPRMLLTVDEDLKPLPVPVRVGQAVDVVGQAGRPKTITGFQTHTTPVLLAAGERAELATDKYIPLTSTLEGFVILKKNPEYHEE